In one Hoplias malabaricus isolate fHopMal1 chromosome X1, fHopMal1.hap1, whole genome shotgun sequence genomic region, the following are encoded:
- the LOC136675891 gene encoding mitochondrial adenyl nucleotide antiporter SLC25A24-like isoform X2, whose amino-acid sequence MGSSERDSLDAESQRSYEELFQKLDTNRDGKVDVAELRAGLIAMGISLRTGAAQTIVTTGDKNSDGVLDFSEFTRYLKEHEKKLWLTFKSLDRNDDGRLDSYEIKQSLAELGMDISQEAALKILQSIDSDGTMTVDWNEWREHFLFNPATDLEEIIRYWRHSSQLDIGDNLAVPDELTKEEKISGGWWKQLVAGATAGAVSRTGTAPLDRIKVFMQVHASKSNRISLLGGFRQMLKEGGTTSLWRGNGLNVLKMAPETAIKFMAYEQYKKLLSSERDKIETAQRFMAGSLAGATAQTAIYPMEVMKTRLTLRSTGQYSGMWDCAVSILKKEGIKAFYKGYIPNILGIIPYAGIDLAVYESLKNAWLSNYARDSANPGVLVLLGCGTVSSTCGQLASYPLALVRTRMQAQASLGNSEQQSMTSLINSIVAKEGFFGLYRGILPNFMKVIPAVSISYVVYEYTR is encoded by the exons ATGGGTTCCTCCGAGCGGGACAGCTTGGATGCGGAGAGCCAGAGGAGCTACGAGGAGTTGTTCCAGAAACTGGACACAAACAGGGACGGGAAGGTGGATGTGGCGGAGCTGAGAGCAGGCCTCATCGCTATGGGCATCTCTctgaggacaggagcggcacag ACAATAGTCACGACCGGGGACAAAAACAGTGACGGGGTCCTTGACTTCAGCGAGTTTACCAGATACCTGAAAGAACACGAGAAGAAACTGTGGCTCACTTTTAAGAGCTTGGACAGGAATGATGATG GTCGTCTGGATTCCTACGAGATCAAACAGTCCCTGGCTGAACTGGGAATGGACATATCTCAAGAAGCTGCACTGAAAATCCTACAGAG CATTGACAGTGATGGCACCATGACTGTGGACTGGAATGAGTGGAGAGAGCACTTCCTTTTTAACCCTGCCACAGACCTTGAGGAAATTATTCGATATTGGAGACACTCCTCG CAGCTGGACATTGGTGACAATCTGGCTGTTCCTGATGAGTTAACCAAAGAGGAGAAAATCTCCGGGGGCTGGTGGAAACAGCTGGTTGCTGGGGCGACAGCAGGGGCGGTCTCCCGGACAGGCACGGCCCCTCTGGACAGAATTAAAGTATTTATGCAG GTTCATGCTTCCAAGTCAAACCGAATCAGTCTGTTAGGGGGCTTCAGACAGATGCTTAAAGAAGGAGGAACGACATCTCTGTGGAGGGGGAATGGCctaaatgtgttaaaaatggCTCCTGAGACTGCCATCAAGTTTATGGCTTATGAACAG TACAAGAAGCTTCTGTCATCAGAGAGAGATAAAATAGAGACAGCACAGAGATTCATGGCTGGGTCTTTGGCTGGAGCCACGGCACAGACCGCCATTTACCCCATGGAG GTAATGAAGACAAGACTGACTCTGAGAAGTACTGGCCAGTATTCTGGAATGTGGGACTGTGCCGTGTCCATTCTGAAAAAAGAGGGCATCAAAGCTTTTTATAAAGGCTACATCCCCAACATCCTCGGCATCATCCCTTACGCTGGCATTGATCTCGCCGTTTATGAG AGCCTGAAGAATGCTTGGCTGTCAAACTATGCCCGAGACTCAGCTAACCCTGGCGTGCTGGTGCTTCTGGGCTGTGGGACTGTGTCCAGCACGTGCGGCCAGCTGGCCAGTTACCCTCTGGCCTTGGTGAGAACTCGCATGCAAGCACAAG CATCTCTCGGCAACTCGGAGCAGCAGTCCATGACCTCGCTGATTAACAGCATAGTGGCAAAGGAAGGCTTCTTCGGCCTCTACCGGGGCATTCTACCCAACTTCATGAAGGTCATCCCGGCTGTCAGCATTAGCTACGTGGTGTATGAATACACAAG ATGA
- the LOC136675714 gene encoding ubiquitin-conjugating enzyme E2 R2-like gives MAQHSSSHVASSQKALMLEMKSLQDEPVEGFKITLVDEADLYNWEVAIFGPPNTLYEGGYFKARIKFPIDYPYSPPAFRFLTKMWHPNIYENGDVCISILHPPVDDPQSGELPSERWNPTQNVRTILLSVISLLNEPNTFSPANVDASVMYRKWRDSKGKDREYAEIIRKQVLATKAEAERDGVKVPTTLAEYCVRTRAPAADEGSDLFYDDYYDDEDLEDNNDEDCCYDEDDSGNEES, from the exons ATGGCTCAGCACAGTAGTTCTCACGTCGCCAGTTCGCAGAAAGCGTTAATGCTGGAAATGAAGAGTCTTCAGGACGAGCCCGTCGAAGGCTTCAAAATAACACTGGTGGACGAGGCAGATCTCTACAACTGGGAAGTAGCCATTTTCGGACCTCCAAACACACTTTACGAAGGGGGCTATTTCAAG GCACGTATCAAGTTCCCTATCGACTACCCCTACTCCCCACCGGCCTTCAGATTCCTCACTAAGATGTGGCACCCTAATATCTATGAG AACGGCGATGTGTGCATCTCTATCCTTCATCCTCCAGTAGATGACCCACAGAGTGGAGAGCTGCCCTCTGAGCGGTGGAACCCCACACAGAACGTCAG gaCTATCCTGCTGAGTGTAATATCCTTGTTGAACGAGCCAAACACATTCTCCCCTGCGAACGTGGACGCCTCAGTCATGTATCGCAAATGGAGGGACAGCAAGGGAAAGGACAGAGAGTATGCAGAGATCATAAG GAAGCAGGTTCTGGCCACTAAAGCAGAAGCAGAACGGGACGGCGTTAAAGTTCCCACCACGCTGGCGGAGTACTGTGTGCGCACACGTGCCCCAGCGGCCGACGAAGGCTCCGATTTGTTTTACGACGATTACTATGACGACGAGGACTTGGAGGACAATAACGACGAGGACTGTTGCTACGATGAGGATGACTCAGGAAACGAGGAGTCATGA
- the LOC136675891 gene encoding mitochondrial adenyl nucleotide antiporter SLC25A24-like isoform X1, with protein MGSSERDSLDAESQRSYEELFQKLDTNRDGKVDVAELRAGLIAMGISLRTGAAQTIVTTGDKNSDGVLDFSEFTRYLKEHEKKLWLTFKSLDRNDDGRLDSYEIKQSLAELGMDISQEAALKILQSIDSDGTMTVDWNEWREHFLFNPATDLEEIIRYWRHSSQLDIGDNLAVPDELTKEEKISGGWWKQLVAGATAGAVSRTGTAPLDRIKVFMQVHASKSNRISLLGGFRQMLKEGGTTSLWRGNGLNVLKMAPETAIKFMAYEQYKKLLSSERDKIETAQRFMAGSLAGATAQTAIYPMEVMKTRLTLRSTGQYSGMWDCAVSILKKEGIKAFYKGYIPNILGIIPYAGIDLAVYESLKNAWLSNYARDSANPGVLVLLGCGTVSSTCGQLASYPLALVRTRMQAQASLGNSEQQSMTSLINSIVAKEGFFGLYRGILPNFMKVIPAVSISYVVYEYTRGFLAHCPGYVPALCPVIPSRLQTHQEQHKISNPPKI; from the exons ATGGGTTCCTCCGAGCGGGACAGCTTGGATGCGGAGAGCCAGAGGAGCTACGAGGAGTTGTTCCAGAAACTGGACACAAACAGGGACGGGAAGGTGGATGTGGCGGAGCTGAGAGCAGGCCTCATCGCTATGGGCATCTCTctgaggacaggagcggcacag ACAATAGTCACGACCGGGGACAAAAACAGTGACGGGGTCCTTGACTTCAGCGAGTTTACCAGATACCTGAAAGAACACGAGAAGAAACTGTGGCTCACTTTTAAGAGCTTGGACAGGAATGATGATG GTCGTCTGGATTCCTACGAGATCAAACAGTCCCTGGCTGAACTGGGAATGGACATATCTCAAGAAGCTGCACTGAAAATCCTACAGAG CATTGACAGTGATGGCACCATGACTGTGGACTGGAATGAGTGGAGAGAGCACTTCCTTTTTAACCCTGCCACAGACCTTGAGGAAATTATTCGATATTGGAGACACTCCTCG CAGCTGGACATTGGTGACAATCTGGCTGTTCCTGATGAGTTAACCAAAGAGGAGAAAATCTCCGGGGGCTGGTGGAAACAGCTGGTTGCTGGGGCGACAGCAGGGGCGGTCTCCCGGACAGGCACGGCCCCTCTGGACAGAATTAAAGTATTTATGCAG GTTCATGCTTCCAAGTCAAACCGAATCAGTCTGTTAGGGGGCTTCAGACAGATGCTTAAAGAAGGAGGAACGACATCTCTGTGGAGGGGGAATGGCctaaatgtgttaaaaatggCTCCTGAGACTGCCATCAAGTTTATGGCTTATGAACAG TACAAGAAGCTTCTGTCATCAGAGAGAGATAAAATAGAGACAGCACAGAGATTCATGGCTGGGTCTTTGGCTGGAGCCACGGCACAGACCGCCATTTACCCCATGGAG GTAATGAAGACAAGACTGACTCTGAGAAGTACTGGCCAGTATTCTGGAATGTGGGACTGTGCCGTGTCCATTCTGAAAAAAGAGGGCATCAAAGCTTTTTATAAAGGCTACATCCCCAACATCCTCGGCATCATCCCTTACGCTGGCATTGATCTCGCCGTTTATGAG AGCCTGAAGAATGCTTGGCTGTCAAACTATGCCCGAGACTCAGCTAACCCTGGCGTGCTGGTGCTTCTGGGCTGTGGGACTGTGTCCAGCACGTGCGGCCAGCTGGCCAGTTACCCTCTGGCCTTGGTGAGAACTCGCATGCAAGCACAAG CATCTCTCGGCAACTCGGAGCAGCAGTCCATGACCTCGCTGATTAACAGCATAGTGGCAAAGGAAGGCTTCTTCGGCCTCTACCGGGGCATTCTACCCAACTTCATGAAGGTCATCCCGGCTGTCAGCATTAGCTACGTGGTGTATGAATACACAAG gggtttcctgGCACATTGTCCGGgatatgttcctgccttgtgtcctgtgattccaagtaggctccagacccaccaagAACAACATAAAATATCAAATCCACCTAAGATTTGA